Below is a window of Cheilinus undulatus linkage group 8, ASM1832078v1, whole genome shotgun sequence DNA.
aattatgactttatttgacatttattgattgataatacactgtaagaaaaaattagttgagcttactaaaaaaaatatggaaagtcgttgcctcaaaaataacaagtaaactacacttgacttttgtgagtttaACAAACTTGTTTGTTAgtagtgtgcagtacttgttctacTTGAACTATTTAGGTATTCACTaatagtttaaaatcaattattttaagttctCACAACTGAGATTctaatgttaatttaagtttgcaggacttagcCTAAATCATCTACTTAGAGTGTGcaatacttaacatttttagtgcattgtaaacactgataagtTCATAGCACTCAAAACATCGTAGGCAACTGTTTACCTTAGAACATCAGCTAGTACTCTCTGTAAAAGTTTTGTATGTTATCATTCCACCTAAGGTGGATTATCTTGTGCCACCAATTGCAGCAATGGCTGTTGGTGATCCACTTCATTAATGACAGTGTGCTATACAACTTTTATTGATGCTGATAACAGTGACAATGCCTCCTATGGACGGGACGTCTTTAATTGAGACAGtaacttcactcgtggtgcattttatttattcatcttatttcacctttttttaaccaggagaaaacctctttgagattaaaaatctctttttcaaaagtgtcctggccaagacagctgCAGTAAATAGAGTGCATAAAGgcttagtgcccaaaggcattctgggaaaactgcagatttgccataactcaaataatatgagttataacaaaaaaaacttaaattgtttgagtactgttcacttaaaattgaaataagttctatcagctcataaaaatagagttcaaatcgctgttttggatttttaagttaacacaacttaattataccccctttttacttaatttttttaaactaagtaaacttaagtaaattgagcccttttgctgttatggccaagaagtacaattaacttgtttataataagtatttagaacaggttaagaagaactgagtaatttcaactcaatgtttatgagtaaaatggatgttgctttttacagtgtacagCCTGGGAAGTAAAATGTGAGCAATGTTAAAGTTATTATAACAATAGACTTACAACTAAATTCCTGTGtttcaaagattttttcatGATCTTAAAAAACTTGAACCCAAGACCTTTTCTGTGTTCCAATAGCACTTAAGAAAGCTTGGTAACACAGACTTTTGTCAATTTCTTGTCATAACTTTATGTGCTTATAATGTTTATAATAAAAAGATTTGTATTTTAGAGTTGGTTTATAGATGCAAGGGGATTTGAGAGTAAAAGCATTGAGAAACATGTTGGCTTTAGCTCTGTGCTGCAGTGTTTATTTGTCAGTATATTATTAAGCACATTAAGCACAGTATCCTATAAGAGACAAACTACAGCTCTTGCAGACCCAGGAAGAGTAAAATGCACAGCAGTTAACCTTAGTCTTAGAATAAACCAAAATTTGAGCCCTCAACAATAAAACATATCCTTATCTTATATGTCATGTGCCATTAGCATCTCCAGGAATGTCTTAATTTTTGTTGATAATGAAGTGACTTGGAACTTTTCATTAAGTCCTGTCAGTAAGACTcaacttttgtttaaaatgttggcTGTGCACTATAAACTGGTAGGGCTAATATAAATAGTAGTAGTGCCATCTAACAGCACCATCTtcatcacctttttttccttagccattttgtttgtttaaatttatGACTGCTATGTAAATGTTACTGATGTTGGGTTGTAGTGAGGTGTCCCAGACATGTTCTTGTCATTCACTCTGACATACTACACGAGATAAAAATTACAGGTGTTTGGGGCCGATGGGCCTTAATTTTGAGTTGTGACTATGCTGAAAACGTATAATCTGAGCCCCAATTACAAACAAGAAGACATGTAGAATTTGTATGTACAACAGAAAATGGCATTAAAACACTTTTCTGGATTCAGCAAAGTAATACACCAGTTAACTATTTCTGTAAATCACCTTTGTCTTTAAATTTGACCTGGGCATATTCACATTGAGTTTCCTTTCTAATACTCCCAGGCTCCACGTTGTCATAAATATTTCCCATCTCCACTGCGTTGCTCACAGAATCTCTGCATATCCCCCCCTCTGTGCACTTCACCTCTTGCTGTTTGGAACTACCGGACAGATTTGTGTCCCCAGGGTCTTTTATTTCCTTCTGTCCCTTGCCTCTCCAAGTTACGGTTGTATAAACCAGATCTTTGCTTTTCTCGTTTTTCTCTTCTGAGCTTTTACCGGCATCTTCTTTCCCGTTTTTGGCAGAGCTTGGTAGGTTGGTGCTGTTTGTTGCAGAGGTGTTTGAAGGTTTAGTGACATGTGGCTTCTTCAGCATGTTGGAGTTAGCGTAAATGGCCTCTTCTGCTTTGATAGGCTCCTacaatttaaaggaaaatggTGGTGGTAAGAATGATTTGCACTGAAGTCATATAAATAGAAAACTGCCTGACTCCAAGATAAAATACCTCATTTCCTTCTCCACTAGGTGGAAGCTGGTCTTCAGCCACTGTGCTGGTGTTATCTGAGGCCTGAAGCAGATTGTGAGGAATCTTCTGAGCCctgaaaatatggaaaaatatttaactaaCATGGATatacttaaaacacatttgtgtatttttttccagtGCCAGTTTATCAATCAGCAAGTTAAAATCACTAATAAGGAAACAGCAGTACCCCTACCACCACCAAAAGCCTGCTTATAGTGGTTCTAGGAACAAAAACAACGAATGCAAAATGCCAAATTGAGCAGAGGTTGAATACCGAAACCAGCTGATGTGTGTATGATgtctagcaaaaaaaaaaaaaaaaaaaaaaaagtttgaaaacctgATTGGTACTATTGCAGCAATTACTGATGCTTCTAGTGTATTATTTCCTATCTGAtcagacacaaaacacactTGCATTTAGCTGACtagtttttaataaaataaactcATCATGTAAACCACTTTCACGCTGCAGCAGTGAAACAATGTTGAAACACACAGTGCTGTTACCCTACCTGATTACACGGAGAAGAATACACACTAGCACTAGTAGTGCACATACTAGCACTAGTAGTCCAACAATCGTGGCAATGAAGACTGGCAAGATTACATGCCCTGAAACATAGAAAAGACAATGTGGGCTCATTGTTAAATCTGTTATTCAGAGGAGATGATCATATAAAGCTCCTTTGAGGATTTCTTTGGGACCAGGAATCGGTCCTGCAACCAGTATGTCGAGGACTATAGTCTCTGTATATGGATGCTTGCTCTGTCCATTAGGCTGAACCAGCACCCAGCTCCATTTAGGAATTTTATTTGGTTATTAACATTAGgtaaatatgataaatatttctcttcaaaacatttaaaagcaaacaagaccataaATAACAAGACAATAGGGGTGCACAGATGCCACATTTTTCCAGACCAAGTACGTACAAGTATTTAGATTTGGATGGTCCCTGATAAAAGGTACAAATATGGATAATTAATGATACCATAACTTTTGATAATAACTTTAATaacttaaattattttaacataaatttttttcatcagatgtGCTTGATCTGTGTCCTTGAAGATTTATGAGTGCATGTATTCATCCCTCTCTACTTTCCTCTTCCTCAGTTATGGCTCTGACTTAAACTACCAACTCACTTAATGAGAGACTAAAATCACGCTTTAAATTATACCAAGTACAGAATATGCACTGTTTATGAGTACAAGTAGGAGTACTCTGATTTGATATTGGCACCGATACCTGACACTAGTATTggtatctgtgcatccctactacaTAGGACGTATTTTCACTATTTATCTCAGAGAGACCAACCTTGACTTTCCACGGCTGTTTCAGCTTCAAGACTATAGAAGAGAAATCTCTGAGAATCAGATCCCAGAGAGTTTGAGCTGCCACAAAGCAAAGTGAACTGATCCTTCCATTGTGTTTGACTCATGGTAATGAAGCTCACGCATATGCCATTAAgatgtccatttttgattgtaGATTTATCTGAGTGATTGATGGGTAACCCATCCAAAGTCCATTGTAAAGATGGTGCAGGATTCCCTATAGCCTCACAGGAACAGTTAACCTGGTTCACAGTTCTGGTGCAGTCAGATGAGGACAGGATCTGCGGAGCAACTGTTTTGGGGGTAGAGGAGATTGAAAAGTAACGTGTCAACTGAAGCCATGCGTTatcaaatctgcaaaaaaacattaagagaggaacactgctgtaaaataaatggcAACAGGCTGTGAGTAAAAGATGCTCTTTCATCAATGAATTTTGAATCCACTGTAGGTAAATcagtagctttttttttttttttttttgcgaatttctaattttttcacCCTCTGTTGGGATGAGATATTTTTCTGACATGAACCGAATGTGGCAACGCATATCAGTCAATATTAAAAATGGTATCAAAAGACTTGATGAAAGAGGCTATGATCACAGCCTGGATTGGGAATAGGTAAAAAATTATTGTCTTAAGTCAGCAAAATGATGTAGAGAGATTATGCACTCATTCATATCAGACAAGACTATACTTGATCAGTAATGTGCATGCTTGTGATTGTGAGTTAGACAAACCCCTCTGTGGTGGACAGAATATTTCTTGTCTTTTAATAGAAAAGTATCGGGAGATAACACTTTAATTCATAGTGCATGTTTAAGTTAATGAGGCAGGTAAGATGACCAAATTTAGAACTTTTCTCTCTTCTGAAAGAAGAACACATAAATGATACCTACATTGTACTTCAATTTGACTAATGTTTGATTGCCCAGATCCCATCTCATTTTCAGCCTTGCAGAAAAAAGAGGGACTGTCTCTAGAGGctttcatgtttaaaacacGTCCAGTTCCAATAAAAGACTCCTGCCCCCCATGAGCTCTGTACCAGGTGTAGTTCTTTACAGCTGGGTTTGCACTACTACTGCATGCCAGAGTCAGAATGCTGCCTTCTTGAACTGGACCAGTGGGACTGACTGACACAGTGGTGTCTTTGGGTGAATCTGAAAAAATAGTACACAACATAAATGTTATTGATAGACTGTCCCAGATGAAATGCTATCTTCAGATGTCAGACTTTTCAAGATTTGGTTGTTGATTTGGACTGTGATTCTGCAAGTAcgactgttttctttgtgcctTATACTAAGCTTTCACTGCcacctttcaaaaaaattcttgaaagGTTCTTGGCAGAATGTTCTGTCTATACACTACAGGCAAATCAGACTAAGAAGACATAAAATGTTGGCGGCATTTGCAGCGCAGAAGTCGAAGACAATTGCATAAGAACAGGAGTGTGTGAAGTGGGCAGAGCTACATAAGGTGAATAGCTTCATCTGAGCTCATCGtttcactggcagcagccattgctaatTGCTTTTCAGTAAATCTAAACCATGCCTGtggctactgccttgttctcctcaaacacTGCTAATTTGGTCCAGTAATATTTCAGACTGaacacaaacatttctgattgaagctttgcaagattgatttgtctgatgacagacatggaaactGGCAAGtatctgctttgcatggttaTATGTGCACAGTTAAACACAGTTCTTAGCTTCAATGAACTATAATGACAGCTAACCCACTCTGGTGATTGCCTTCATCATCCTAAGGGAATAATTCTATGTAATCCGTAGGCAAAACCACCTATGGGAGATAAAGAggagggctttctggggccccaCCAAATGGGGGGCCTAttctaaagttaagctgtgctaaccatatttatttttacctgaataacaaAAACTCTGATCAGtgacatttatttgtatttattcatgtcgtaatatatagccttcttcaaaatgtaacccttttcttgaaacagatttaaaatggatagaaagaggcaaaagttggtaaaaatggcaaaaatgtctttaaagtggaagaaattagTTAACAGAGGCTAACaaaataggcagagagtggcaaaaatgttttaaaagaggcaaaaatatgtttaagggGGTAAAAGTGGGCAGGAAAGGAGGTGAATTAGgatttgaaagtggcaaaaatattttaaaagtgcGAAATAGATTCACATAGgcaaaaaatagtcaaaatgtggccaaaattggataaaagtggcattaatgggcaaaaaagtggtggcaaggttttgaaaagtggcaaaatgactTTCATGGGCAAAGATGGCAGAAAAGGTGGCGAAAATGggtttaacccttttttgctgtttttcgcAAATTTgctacatacttttatgatacctttatctgatcaaaattaaaattacaatCCGATAAACGgtaaaaaatgccctcaaatGGATTATCAAAAAAGTTGCACCaatatttgcattaatgctactgatccaacttaacatgcattgataccatcatcaaaacaaaactggggagggcccattctctgggtttgtc
It encodes the following:
- the LOC121513421 gene encoding B-cell receptor CD22-like isoform X1, which gives rise to MLLVPPVPFALFHGLLVLWISLSALCQEHQTFMPSTLKVLKGSCVTIPCSFQIPNNENPDLDGTCIAIWYYRKNGAFTEVFRSSDPQNSEIKGNFTGNLLKKDCTTTLYNLQSQNSRGYRFRLNCDVLRWNFDHQTSEISVEDNPHRPTLTPPTLKVKEGTSVSLECSAPATCLFLPPNLTWTPGLGEAQETLQENQDKTKVKISVLNFTASHLHDGQEISCTAVYGKQDGSTESSVNTSLTAEITYSPKDTTVSVSPSGPVQEDSNVTLTCSSRANPAVKNYTWYRADEGQETLVGTGPVLHFKASKDSGPFVCQAENEEGAGCSNSTQIDVQYSPKDTTVSVSPTGPVQEGSILTLACSSSANPAVKNYTWYRAHGGQESFIGTGRVLNMKASRDSPSFFCKAENEMGSGQSNISQIEVQFAPQILSSSDCTRTVNQVNCSCEAIGNPAPSLQWTLDGLPINHSDKSTIKNGHLNGICVSFITMSQTQWKDQFTLLCGSSNSLGSDSQRFLFYSLEAETAVESQGHVILPVFIATIVGLLVLVCALLVLVCILLRVIRAQKIPHNLLQASDNTSTVAEDQLPPSGEGNEEPIKAEEAIYANSNMLKKPHVTKPSNTSATNSTNLPSSAKNGKEDAGKSSEEKNEKSKDLVYTTVTWRGKGQKEIKDPGDTNLSGSSKQQEVKCTEGGICRDSVSNAVEMGNIYDNVEPGSIRKETQCEYAQVKFKDKGDLQK
- the LOC121513421 gene encoding B-cell receptor CD22-like isoform X2, which translates into the protein MTAALTLLLTVGLLQGALCQEHQTFMPSTLKVLKGSCVTIPCSFQIPNNENPDLDGTCIAIWYYRKNGAFTEVFRSSDPQNSEIKGNFTGNLLKKDCTTTLYNLQSQNSRGYRFRLNCDVLRWNFDHQTSEISVEDNPHRPTLTPPTLKVKEGTSVSLECSAPATCLFLPPNLTWTPGLGEAQETLQENQDKTKVKISVLNFTASHLHDGQEISCTAVYGKQDGSTESSVNTSLTAEITYSPKDTTVSVSPSGPVQEDSNVTLTCSSRANPAVKNYTWYRADEGQETLVGTGPVLHFKASKDSGPFVCQAENEEGAGCSNSTQIDVQYSPKDTTVSVSPTGPVQEGSILTLACSSSANPAVKNYTWYRAHGGQESFIGTGRVLNMKASRDSPSFFCKAENEMGSGQSNISQIEVQFAPQILSSSDCTRTVNQVNCSCEAIGNPAPSLQWTLDGLPINHSDKSTIKNGHLNGICVSFITMSQTQWKDQFTLLCGSSNSLGSDSQRFLFYSLEAETAVESQGHVILPVFIATIVGLLVLVCALLVLVCILLRVIRAQKIPHNLLQASDNTSTVAEDQLPPSGEGNEEPIKAEEAIYANSNMLKKPHVTKPSNTSATNSTNLPSSAKNGKEDAGKSSEEKNEKSKDLVYTTVTWRGKGQKEIKDPGDTNLSGSSKQQEVKCTEGGICRDSVSNAVEMGNIYDNVEPGSIRKETQCEYAQVKFKDKGDLQK
- the LOC121513421 gene encoding B-cell receptor CD22-like isoform X3; the encoded protein is MPSTLKVLKGSCVTIPCSFQIPNNENPDLDGTCIAIWYYRKNGAFTEVFRSSDPQNSEIKGNFTGNLLKKDCTTTLYNLQSQNSRGYRFRLNCDVLRWNFDHQTSEISVEDNPHRPTLTPPTLKVKEGTSVSLECSAPATCLFLPPNLTWTPGLGEAQETLQENQDKTKVKISVLNFTASHLHDGQEISCTAVYGKQDGSTESSVNTSLTAEITYSPKDTTVSVSPSGPVQEDSNVTLTCSSRANPAVKNYTWYRADEGQETLVGTGPVLHFKASKDSGPFVCQAENEEGAGCSNSTQIDVQYSPKDTTVSVSPTGPVQEGSILTLACSSSANPAVKNYTWYRAHGGQESFIGTGRVLNMKASRDSPSFFCKAENEMGSGQSNISQIEVQFAPQILSSSDCTRTVNQVNCSCEAIGNPAPSLQWTLDGLPINHSDKSTIKNGHLNGICVSFITMSQTQWKDQFTLLCGSSNSLGSDSQRFLFYSLEAETAVESQGHVILPVFIATIVGLLVLVCALLVLVCILLRVIRAQKIPHNLLQASDNTSTVAEDQLPPSGEGNEEPIKAEEAIYANSNMLKKPHVTKPSNTSATNSTNLPSSAKNGKEDAGKSSEEKNEKSKDLVYTTVTWRGKGQKEIKDPGDTNLSGSSKQQEVKCTEGGICRDSVSNAVEMGNIYDNVEPGSIRKETQCEYAQVKFKDKGDLQK